In Prevotella sp. oral taxon 475, one DNA window encodes the following:
- a CDS encoding ParB/RepB/Spo0J family partition protein, which yields MAVHKKFNALGRGLDALISTESVRPQGSSTINEIAIEQIEANPNQPRREFDEDALQELANSIREIGIIQPITLRQIAENKFQIIAGERRWRASQRAGLKAIPAYIRTIKDENVMELALVENIQREDLNAIEIALAYEHLLSGEGMTQEKVSERVGKSRTAITNYLRLLRLPAQVQMALQKKEIDMGHARALLAVESPSLQIKLFKETQKHGYSVRRVEELAQQLKNGEDIESGRKKIVAKAPMPVEFGMLKKRLSDFLNTKVQLTCSAKGKGKISIPFANEEELERIMNVFDQLKEQ from the coding sequence ATGGCCGTACATAAGAAATTCAACGCCTTAGGTCGTGGGCTTGATGCTCTCATCTCCACCGAGAGCGTTCGCCCGCAAGGTAGCTCCACCATCAACGAAATCGCCATCGAGCAGATTGAAGCCAATCCCAATCAACCCCGGCGTGAATTCGACGAAGATGCCTTGCAGGAACTCGCCAATAGCATCCGAGAAATAGGCATCATTCAGCCTATCACCCTGCGGCAGATTGCAGAAAACAAGTTCCAAATCATCGCTGGAGAACGTCGTTGGCGTGCCTCGCAACGAGCCGGACTGAAAGCGATCCCTGCCTACATCCGCACCATCAAAGATGAAAACGTGATGGAGCTCGCCTTGGTGGAGAATATTCAGCGTGAAGATCTCAACGCCATTGAAATAGCCTTGGCCTACGAGCACCTGCTCTCAGGCGAAGGGATGACACAAGAGAAAGTATCGGAGCGCGTAGGAAAGAGTCGCACAGCGATTACCAACTACCTTCGTCTGCTACGTCTGCCGGCACAGGTACAGATGGCTCTCCAGAAAAAAGAAATCGACATGGGGCATGCCCGCGCTCTGCTAGCCGTGGAGAGTCCATCACTGCAAATTAAGCTCTTCAAAGAGACGCAGAAGCACGGTTATTCCGTCCGGCGCGTAGAAGAACTGGCCCAACAACTCAAAAACGGTGAAGACATCGAGAGTGGACGGAAGAAGATTGTTGCAAAGGCACCAATGCCAGTCGAATTTGGAATGCTCAAGAAGCGACTCTCCGACTTCCTCAACACCAAAGTACAGCTTACGTGCTCGGCTAAAGGCAAAGGCAAAATCAGCATTCCCTTTGCCAACGAAGAAGAACTTGAGCGGATCATGAACGTATTCGACCAACTCAAAGAACAATAA
- a CDS encoding PCMD domain-containing protein, with product MKMKKTFIALVAALITASSTISCIREEAPNAEADILSCEVDGDLLIRRPVITNDEIKLYINGWDDVSHVSPRFALTPGATITPASGTARDFSHPQTYTVTSQDQQWKKTYTVRFVADDAATEYHFDNARYYEFANKRFFHIFYDTTADGAEMTWGSGNAGFMILNNSAPAEDYPTSQSEDGYRGRCAKLVTRSTGSYGAMMKAPIAAGNLFTGTFSINLGNMAKSTHFGIPFRKKPKALLGYYKYKAGETVTDQNLTPQPLLKDTCDIYAVFYETTSDVPHLDGTNIKTHPNIVMIAQLKDRKQTDVWTPFFIPFETVNGRQIDEQKLRNGIYNLAIVLSSSQGGAQFIGAVGSTLYVDEMQLYYE from the coding sequence ATGAAAATGAAAAAAACTTTTATCGCCCTCGTCGCCGCCCTGATCACAGCAAGCAGCACCATCTCGTGCATCCGAGAAGAAGCACCGAACGCCGAGGCAGACATCCTGTCCTGCGAAGTGGATGGAGACCTGCTCATCCGCCGACCGGTGATTACGAACGACGAAATCAAACTTTATATCAACGGATGGGACGACGTGAGCCACGTCTCGCCGCGATTTGCCCTCACACCGGGAGCCACCATCACACCAGCCAGCGGAACAGCCCGAGACTTCTCCCACCCGCAAACCTACACCGTCACCTCGCAAGACCAACAGTGGAAGAAAACCTACACCGTGCGATTCGTTGCCGACGATGCCGCCACAGAATATCATTTCGATAACGCCCGTTACTATGAGTTCGCCAACAAACGCTTCTTCCACATCTTCTACGACACCACCGCCGACGGGGCCGAGATGACCTGGGGCAGCGGTAACGCCGGCTTTATGATACTCAACAACTCGGCCCCGGCCGAAGACTATCCCACCTCTCAATCCGAAGACGGCTACCGAGGGCGATGCGCCAAACTCGTCACCCGCAGCACCGGTTCCTATGGCGCCATGATGAAAGCCCCCATCGCGGCAGGCAATCTCTTCACAGGCACATTCTCGATCAACCTGGGTAATATGGCCAAGTCTACCCACTTCGGCATTCCCTTCCGCAAGAAGCCCAAAGCCCTATTGGGCTATTACAAATACAAAGCCGGTGAAACTGTGACCGATCAAAATCTCACCCCACAACCCCTCCTCAAAGATACGTGCGACATCTACGCCGTGTTCTACGAAACAACCAGCGACGTGCCCCACCTCGACGGCACCAACATCAAAACCCATCCCAACATCGTCATGATCGCCCAGCTCAAAGATCGAAAACAAACCGACGTGTGGACACCGTTCTTCATCCCCTTCGAGACTGTGAACGGAAGGCAGATCGACGAGCAGAAACTCCGTAACGGCATCTACAACCTCGCCATCGTCCTCTCCTCGAGTCAAGGCGGAGCCCAATTTATCGGAGCTGTCGGCAGCACACTCTACGTAGACGAAATGCAATTGTATTACGAATAA
- a CDS encoding HAD family phosphatase encodes MPPLFPPYAEKAIQTYLHHEGFDAFCPRAVLFDMDGVIYHSMPHHARCWQEAMATFGLKMTEADVYATEGMRGVETIRLMVREQQGRDITEAEAQAMYDEKARLFALLPPAPIMEGVLELMEKLKAAGLQILVVTGSGQRPLFRRLLDDFHNFLTEDKIVTAYDVARGKPAPDPYLVGLQKAGGLQPWQAVVVENAPMGVRAGVAARIFTVAVNSGPLPNSALAAEGAHLVYSRMTQLCDDVFQSTN; translated from the coding sequence ATGCCCCCTCTCTTTCCTCCCTACGCAGAAAAGGCCATCCAGACCTACCTGCACCACGAAGGCTTCGATGCTTTCTGCCCCCGAGCCGTACTCTTCGACATGGACGGCGTGATCTACCACTCCATGCCCCACCACGCCCGTTGCTGGCAGGAGGCGATGGCCACGTTCGGCCTGAAGATGACCGAGGCCGACGTCTACGCCACCGAAGGCATGCGCGGCGTTGAAACCATCCGCCTGATGGTGCGCGAGCAGCAAGGTCGCGACATCACCGAGGCCGAGGCGCAGGCGATGTACGACGAGAAAGCTCGCCTCTTCGCCCTGCTCCCCCCCGCCCCCATCATGGAGGGTGTTTTGGAACTGATGGAAAAGCTTAAAGCCGCCGGACTACAAATCCTCGTCGTCACCGGCAGCGGGCAGCGACCGCTCTTCCGCCGGCTCCTGGACGATTTTCACAACTTCCTCACCGAAGACAAAATCGTAACCGCCTACGACGTCGCCCGCGGAAAGCCTGCCCCCGACCCCTATCTCGTCGGGTTGCAGAAAGCCGGCGGGCTGCAACCCTGGCAGGCCGTCGTCGTCGAGAATGCCCCCATGGGCGTTCGTGCCGGCGTGGCTGCGCGCATCTTCACCGTAGCCGTCAATAGCGGTCCGCTGCCTAACAGTGCGCTCGCCGCCGAAGGAGCCCACCTTGTATATAGTAGGATGACACAGCTCTGCGACGACGTTTTTCAGTCGACGAATTGA
- a CDS encoding lytic transglycosylase domain-containing protein encodes MKRKTLLIALLPAMLAMPAIAQTTDDEKEITVTTASGKNEVIDLPEGMMPELDSLLQLYNAKKYLRVSTDCNLPDVNPTFPREVFVERLSRLPTLIEMPYNEVVQKFIDRYSSRLRRSVSYMLGASNFYLPIFEQALESYGLPLELKYLPIIESALNPKAVSHVGATGLWQFMLATGKQYGLEVNSLVDERCDIVKSSYAAAHYLSDLYRIFGDWNLVIAAYNAGPDNINKAIHRAKGERDYWKIYPYLPRETRGYVPAFIAANYIMTYYCEHNICPMTATLPIKTDTVVVNRDLHFEQISAVLNLELTELRSLNPQYRTDLICGASAPCTLRLPSTAVNRFIDRENDIYAYNAADLLARRKEVSVTEPAPVYTPPRRSSTRSRRSRHRHERTPHAGRSVTIRQGDTLSQIAARNHTTVKQLKKLNNISGSSIRAGKKLKVK; translated from the coding sequence ATGAAAAGAAAAACCCTACTCATAGCCCTTCTGCCTGCGATGCTTGCCATGCCGGCTATCGCCCAGACCACCGACGACGAGAAAGAAATCACCGTGACCACGGCCAGCGGAAAGAACGAAGTGATCGACCTACCCGAGGGCATGATGCCCGAACTTGACAGTCTGCTGCAACTTTACAACGCAAAAAAATACCTACGGGTATCGACAGACTGCAACCTACCCGACGTCAATCCCACGTTTCCGCGCGAGGTGTTTGTCGAGCGGCTCAGTCGCCTTCCGACTCTCATCGAGATGCCCTACAACGAGGTGGTACAGAAATTCATCGACCGATACAGCAGTCGGTTGCGCCGTTCGGTGAGTTACATGCTCGGCGCGAGCAACTTCTACCTGCCCATCTTCGAGCAAGCCCTCGAGAGTTACGGTCTGCCGTTAGAGTTGAAATACCTGCCCATCATCGAGTCGGCCCTCAACCCCAAGGCCGTCTCTCACGTAGGAGCCACGGGGCTGTGGCAGTTCATGCTCGCCACAGGCAAACAATACGGTCTGGAAGTCAACTCGCTCGTCGACGAGCGCTGCGACATCGTCAAATCCTCCTACGCCGCCGCCCACTATCTGAGCGACCTCTATCGCATCTTCGGCGACTGGAACCTCGTCATCGCCGCCTACAACGCCGGTCCCGACAACATCAACAAAGCCATCCACCGCGCCAAAGGCGAACGCGACTACTGGAAAATCTATCCCTATCTTCCCCGCGAGACCCGCGGATACGTGCCCGCTTTCATCGCCGCCAATTACATCATGACCTACTATTGCGAGCACAACATCTGCCCCATGACGGCCACCCTGCCCATCAAAACCGACACGGTGGTCGTGAATCGCGATCTGCATTTCGAGCAGATCTCCGCCGTGCTCAACCTCGAGCTGACCGAGCTGCGGAGCCTCAACCCACAATATCGCACCGACCTGATCTGCGGGGCCTCTGCCCCCTGCACCCTACGGTTGCCCTCCACGGCGGTGAACCGGTTTATCGACCGCGAGAACGACATCTACGCCTATAACGCCGCCGATCTCCTGGCCCGCCGCAAAGAAGTATCCGTGACTGAACCTGCCCCCGTCTACACCCCACCCCGTCGCAGTAGCACACGGAGCCGGAGAAGCCGCCATCGGCACGAACGCACCCCCCACGCCGGTCGAAGCGTAACCATACGCCAGGGCGACACCCTCTCGCAAATCGCCGCCCGCAACCACACCACCGTCAAGCAACTCAAAAAGCTGAACAACATCAGCGGGTCGAGCATCCGGGCCGGCAAAAAGCTCAAAGTGAAGTAA
- a CDS encoding DUF5683 domain-containing protein, with the protein MDLNGKDISKRLLTAGFLLAVFVHVCHAQNRWQTSDMPVSGKDSLTVSRQVSSEKRVSPERPVSSEKMQGKRDWATWRPEPKRALWLAIVLPGAGQIYNRKYWKLPLVYGGFVGCIYAMQWNNTMYRDYSQAYQDIMDNDPTTQSYNQFLHLGTRITSANMAQYQSIFKSRKDRYRRWRDLSFFCLLGVYALSIVDAYVDASLSEFDISDDLSLRLEPAVITSQKARSPLHASALGIHCSLQF; encoded by the coding sequence GTGGATTTAAACGGGAAAGACATATCAAAACGACTGTTGACAGCTGGCTTTCTGCTGGCTGTCTTCGTGCATGTATGCCATGCCCAGAATCGCTGGCAGACGAGCGATATGCCGGTTTCCGGCAAAGACAGTCTGACGGTCTCCCGACAAGTTTCTTCCGAGAAGCGGGTTTCTCCCGAGAGGCCAGTTTCTTCCGAGAAAATGCAGGGAAAGAGAGACTGGGCCACCTGGCGACCTGAGCCCAAACGAGCCCTCTGGCTGGCCATCGTTCTACCCGGAGCCGGACAGATTTACAATCGCAAGTACTGGAAACTACCCTTGGTCTACGGCGGATTCGTAGGTTGCATCTATGCCATGCAATGGAACAACACCATGTATCGCGACTATTCACAGGCCTATCAAGACATCATGGACAACGACCCCACAACCCAGAGCTACAACCAGTTCCTCCATTTAGGCACGCGCATCACCTCGGCCAACATGGCACAATACCAAAGCATCTTCAAAAGCCGAAAAGATCGCTATCGGCGTTGGCGCGACCTGAGCTTCTTCTGTCTCTTGGGTGTTTATGCGCTTTCCATCGTAGACGCGTATGTAGACGCCTCGCTCTCGGAGTTCGACATCTCCGACGACCTGAGTTTGCGGCTCGAACCAGCCGTCATCACCTCACAGAAAGCACGAAGTCCCCTGCACGCTTCAGCCTTAGGCATCCATTGCAGTTTGCAATTCTAA
- a CDS encoding NAD(P)H-dependent glycerol-3-phosphate dehydrogenase, which yields MFNCGKIAIVGGGSWATAIAKIVVRHTHHIGWYMRRDDRIDDFKRLGHNPAYLMSVHFNIDEIFFSSDINKIAANYDTLVFVTPSPYLQNHLRKLKTRLHDKFIITAIKGLVSDENLICSEFFHQVYDVPYDNIACIGGPSHAEEVALERLSYLTIGCSDQEKAQAFTEILSSEFIKTKTSQDVVGIEYASVLKNVYAIAAGICSGLKYGDNFQAVLLSNAVQEMSRFLSVAHPLERSVYDSVYLGDLLVTGYSNFSRNRTFGTMIGKGYSVKSAQIEMEMIAEGYYGTKCMKGINRHLHVNMPILDAVYNILYERISPQVEIKLLTDSFR from the coding sequence ATGTTCAATTGCGGTAAAATAGCCATTGTTGGAGGTGGTAGCTGGGCTACAGCCATTGCCAAGATCGTGGTGCGGCACACGCATCACATCGGTTGGTATATGCGCCGCGACGACCGGATAGACGATTTCAAACGATTAGGCCACAATCCGGCTTATCTGATGAGTGTGCATTTCAACATTGATGAAATCTTTTTTTCGAGCGATATCAACAAGATTGCAGCCAACTACGACACACTGGTGTTTGTCACTCCGTCTCCTTATCTGCAAAACCACCTACGGAAACTCAAGACACGGCTGCACGACAAGTTCATCATCACAGCGATAAAGGGACTTGTTTCCGACGAAAACCTCATCTGCTCTGAATTCTTCCATCAAGTGTACGATGTGCCTTACGATAACATCGCCTGCATCGGCGGTCCATCTCATGCCGAAGAGGTGGCACTCGAGCGGTTGTCATATCTCACCATCGGTTGTTCCGACCAAGAAAAGGCGCAAGCATTCACCGAGATTCTGAGCAGCGAGTTTATCAAAACCAAAACCAGTCAGGATGTTGTGGGCATCGAATACGCCTCTGTCTTGAAGAATGTCTACGCCATTGCCGCCGGCATTTGCAGTGGATTGAAGTATGGCGACAATTTCCAAGCCGTGCTACTGTCTAATGCCGTGCAAGAGATGTCGCGTTTCCTCTCAGTGGCCCATCCGTTGGAACGTAGCGTCTACGACAGCGTCTACTTAGGCGATCTACTTGTAACAGGCTATTCCAACTTCTCGCGCAACCGTACATTCGGAACGATGATTGGCAAAGGTTACAGCGTTAAAAGCGCGCAAATAGAAATGGAGATGATTGCCGAAGGATATTACGGCACGAAGTGTATGAAGGGTATCAATCGGCATCTGCACGTCAACATGCCTATCCTCGATGCCGTTTACAACATCCTGTACGAGCGCATCTCACCACAGGTGGAAATCAAGCTTCTCACAGATAGTTTCAGATAA
- a CDS encoding porin family protein, with protein sequence MTRHLLHLLLPALLTVNTAQAQNERNESLIQSEKNGWEYEVKAGVNIGGASPIPLPKEIRRVESYSPKLNGTLEGVMTKWIDGCREIGISAGLRLEEKGMETGANVKNYSMEIINDGSRVAGYWTGLVRTTYKSSFVTLPVLCNYRFGDTWKIRAGLYVSYRMDGEFSGFVSEGYLREGSPVGEKVSFTDGKTATYNFTSDLRRWLWGLQVGGSWRAFRHFSVNADLTYGLNNIFHRSFKTITFSMHPIYLNAGFGYRF encoded by the coding sequence ATGACAAGACATCTCCTACACCTCCTCCTACCCGCCCTCCTAACCGTGAATACGGCACAGGCGCAGAACGAACGCAATGAAAGCCTCATCCAATCCGAAAAAAACGGTTGGGAATATGAAGTAAAAGCTGGTGTGAACATCGGTGGAGCCAGTCCGATACCCCTCCCCAAAGAGATACGCCGAGTAGAAAGCTACAGCCCCAAACTCAACGGCACCCTCGAGGGAGTGATGACCAAATGGATTGACGGATGCCGCGAGATAGGCATCTCAGCCGGTCTGCGACTCGAAGAAAAAGGCATGGAGACGGGAGCCAACGTCAAAAACTACAGCATGGAAATCATCAACGACGGCAGTCGCGTGGCAGGCTACTGGACGGGACTGGTGAGAACCACCTACAAAAGTTCCTTCGTTACCCTCCCCGTGCTGTGCAACTATCGTTTTGGCGATACCTGGAAAATTCGCGCCGGACTGTACGTCTCCTATCGCATGGACGGCGAATTCTCCGGCTTCGTCTCCGAAGGCTATCTGCGCGAAGGATCGCCCGTAGGCGAAAAAGTAAGTTTCACCGATGGCAAAACAGCCACCTACAACTTCACTTCCGACCTGCGCCGCTGGCTCTGGGGCCTACAAGTGGGCGGTTCCTGGCGCGCCTTCCGCCACTTCAGCGTGAATGCCGATCTCACCTACGGCCTGAACAACATCTTCCATCGGAGCTTCAAAACCATCACCTTCTCTATGCATCCCATCTACCTCAACGCCGGCTTCGGATACAGATTCTGA
- a CDS encoding ParA family protein, which yields MGKIIALANQKGGVGKTTTTINLAASLATLEKSVLVVDADPQANASSGLGVDLKEVECSLYECIIDHADIRDAIYTTDIDRLDIIPSHINLVGAEIELLNIENRERVFQNLFDSIKNDYDYILIDCSPSLGLITVNALTAADSVIIPVQCEYFALEGISKLLNTIKIIKSKLNPRLEIEGFLLTMYDSRLRLANQIYDEVKRHFQELVFKTVIQRNVKLSESPSHGLPVILYDADSTGSKNHLALAKEIIDKNI from the coding sequence ATGGGTAAAATCATTGCATTAGCCAACCAAAAAGGAGGCGTAGGCAAAACAACAACAACAATTAATCTTGCAGCGTCGCTGGCAACGCTGGAAAAAAGTGTACTCGTCGTAGACGCCGACCCTCAAGCAAACGCCTCAAGCGGACTGGGCGTCGACCTCAAAGAAGTGGAATGCTCGCTCTACGAATGCATCATCGACCACGCCGACATTCGCGACGCCATCTACACCACCGACATCGACCGACTGGACATTATCCCAAGTCACATCAACCTCGTAGGAGCAGAAATCGAACTGCTCAATATCGAAAATAGAGAACGCGTATTCCAAAACCTCTTCGACTCCATCAAGAACGACTACGACTATATCCTCATCGACTGCTCCCCATCGCTGGGCCTTATCACTGTCAATGCATTGACAGCAGCCGATTCAGTGATTATCCCCGTACAATGCGAATACTTCGCACTTGAGGGAATCAGTAAGCTACTCAACACCATCAAAATTATCAAAAGCAAACTGAACCCGCGGCTCGAAATTGAAGGATTTCTCCTCACCATGTACGACAGCAGGTTACGTCTGGCCAACCAAATCTACGACGAAGTGAAACGTCACTTCCAAGAGCTCGTATTTAAAACTGTTATTCAGCGTAACGTCAAACTCAGCGAAAGCCCCAGCCATGGTTTGCCCGTTATCCTCTATGATGCCGATTCGACCGGCAGCAAAAACCATCTGGCGTTGGCCAAAGAGATTATCGACAAAAATATCTAA
- a CDS encoding hemolysin activation protein, whose protein sequence is MKHPAKIDIAVLLLFFNRPDSFEKVFAQVRKARPSRLFLYQDGPRGEQDLEGIMACRRIAQDIDWECDVRRQYQERNYGCDPSGYLSHRWAFSMADKCIVLEDDVVPAQSFFPFCKEMLDRYEHDQRVWMVAGFNTDEQSTDITEDYFFTSAFSIWGWASWRRVIEQWDESYSFLNNPQTLRQLRDIVKQKHLRSDFLSMCQDHRASGRPYFESIFWASMLLNSALAIMPRCNQVNNIGLTENSTHFSSNLKTTPQGYRRIFTMQRFELTFPLQHPPYVVENIAYKNRLYRRNAWGHPWIKIARGAEELLLNLRYGQWTNIRQSIARRIQKWLGLSRHV, encoded by the coding sequence ATGAAACATCCCGCAAAAATCGACATCGCAGTACTGCTACTGTTTTTCAATCGTCCCGACTCGTTCGAGAAAGTATTTGCTCAGGTGCGGAAAGCCCGCCCCTCGCGGCTGTTTTTGTATCAAGACGGTCCGCGAGGAGAACAAGACCTCGAAGGCATCATGGCCTGCCGACGAATCGCACAAGACATCGACTGGGAATGCGACGTGCGCCGCCAATATCAAGAACGCAACTACGGCTGCGACCCCTCAGGCTATCTCTCCCATCGATGGGCATTCTCAATGGCCGACAAATGTATCGTGCTCGAAGACGACGTCGTGCCCGCACAAAGTTTCTTCCCCTTCTGCAAAGAAATGCTCGACCGATACGAACACGACCAACGCGTGTGGATGGTGGCCGGATTCAACACCGACGAACAATCTACCGACATCACCGAAGACTACTTCTTCACCTCAGCCTTCTCTATTTGGGGCTGGGCCTCATGGCGACGAGTGATTGAGCAGTGGGACGAGTCCTATTCCTTCCTCAACAACCCACAAACCCTGCGCCAACTGCGCGATATCGTCAAACAAAAACACCTCAGAAGCGACTTTCTCTCCATGTGTCAAGACCATCGTGCAAGTGGTCGCCCCTACTTCGAAAGCATCTTTTGGGCCTCGATGCTACTCAACTCGGCCCTCGCCATCATGCCCCGATGTAACCAAGTAAACAACATCGGACTGACCGAAAACTCCACCCACTTCTCCTCCAACCTCAAAACCACTCCCCAAGGCTATCGACGAATCTTCACCATGCAGCGATTCGAACTCACGTTCCCTCTGCAACATCCCCCCTATGTCGTCGAAAACATCGCCTATAAAAACCGACTCTACCGCCGCAATGCTTGGGGACATCCCTGGATAAAAATAGCACGAGGAGCAGAAGAGCTGCTGCTCAACCTCAGATACGGACAGTGGACAAATATCCGACAGTCGATCGCACGACGCATTCAGAAATGGCTCGGTCTTAGCCGACACGTATAA
- a CDS encoding glucose-6-phosphate isomerase, whose product MKNISLDISKAASFLNEGAVKAYEAQVKTAQTSLESGTCPGNDFLGWLHLPSSITAQFLDEVQTVANTLRAKCDVVVVAGIGGSYLGARAIIEALGNSFAWLVADKKNPTIVFAGNNIGEDYLSELSEYLKGKRFGVINISKSGTTTETALAFRLLKKQCEAQRGKEEAREVIVAITDANRGAARAAADKEGYQTFVIPDNVGGRFSVLTPVGLLPIACAGFDIRSLVQGAVDMEKATAPDVPFEQNIAAQYAAVRNALYTQAGKKIEIMVNYQPKLHFIAEWWKQLYGESEGKEHKGIFPASCDFTTDLHSMGQWIQEGERSIFETVISVEKPNRELLFPNDEENLDGLNFLAGKRVDEVNKMAELGTLLAHVDGGVPNIRISLPELNAYYLGQLIYFFEIGCGISGNLLGVNPFNQPGVEAYKKNMFALLDKPGYEAESRAIKERLG is encoded by the coding sequence ATGAAGAATATCAGTTTAGACATCAGCAAAGCAGCCTCATTTTTGAACGAGGGTGCGGTAAAGGCGTATGAAGCGCAAGTAAAAACGGCGCAAACATCGTTAGAAAGCGGAACCTGTCCGGGCAACGACTTCCTGGGTTGGTTGCATCTGCCCAGCTCCATCACAGCCCAATTCCTTGATGAGGTGCAAACCGTAGCCAACACCCTGCGTGCCAAGTGCGACGTCGTGGTCGTAGCCGGCATCGGCGGAAGCTACCTCGGAGCGCGTGCCATCATCGAGGCCTTGGGGAATTCTTTCGCGTGGCTCGTGGCCGACAAGAAAAATCCCACCATTGTCTTTGCGGGCAACAACATCGGTGAGGACTATCTTTCCGAACTCTCCGAGTATCTCAAAGGCAAGCGTTTCGGCGTGATCAACATCTCCAAGTCGGGCACCACCACCGAGACTGCGCTCGCTTTCCGTCTGCTCAAGAAGCAATGCGAAGCACAACGCGGCAAAGAAGAAGCACGCGAGGTCATCGTAGCCATCACCGATGCCAACCGTGGCGCAGCCCGTGCAGCGGCCGACAAAGAAGGCTACCAGACCTTTGTCATTCCCGACAACGTAGGTGGCCGATTCTCCGTGCTCACCCCCGTAGGACTATTGCCCATTGCCTGTGCCGGATTCGACATCAGATCCCTGGTGCAAGGAGCCGTTGACATGGAAAAAGCCACCGCCCCCGACGTGCCCTTCGAGCAGAACATCGCCGCACAGTATGCAGCCGTGCGCAACGCCCTATACACGCAGGCGGGCAAGAAAATCGAGATCATGGTGAACTATCAGCCCAAGCTGCACTTCATCGCCGAGTGGTGGAAGCAGCTCTACGGCGAGAGCGAGGGCAAAGAGCACAAAGGCATCTTCCCTGCCTCGTGCGATTTCACCACCGACCTCCACTCCATGGGACAGTGGATTCAAGAAGGCGAGCGCAGCATCTTCGAGACCGTCATCAGCGTAGAAAAGCCCAACCGGGAGCTACTCTTCCCCAACGACGAGGAAAATCTCGACGGACTGAACTTCCTTGCCGGGAAGCGTGTCGACGAGGTGAACAAGATGGCCGAACTGGGCACTCTACTGGCCCATGTAGATGGTGGCGTGCCCAACATCCGCATCTCCCTGCCCGAGCTCAACGCCTACTACCTCGGTCAGCTCATCTACTTCTTCGAAATCGGCTGTGGCATCAGCGGCAATCTCCTGGGCGTGAATCCGTTCAATCAGCCCGGTGTCGAAGCCTACAAGAAAAATATGTTCGCCCTGCTCGACAAACCCGGTTACGAAGCCGAGAGTCGAGCCATCAAAGAGCGACTGGGCTAA